The DNA segment GCATGGCATTTTGCACAACGACCAATGGCGCCGAACTCTCCTCGATGAAATTCGCAAACAAAAAGGGTTGCCGCCGATCGGCCGCACCACCTCCAACCATCGCAGGCGGCAGGAAGCGTTCGACCGGTGGGCCGACATCGTCGAGGCGGCGATCGACGTGGAAAAATTGTTGTCGATGATGCGGGAGTTTCAGTCACAAGCTGTAAGTGTACACTCATGATTCGGCCTCGTGCCAAGGAGGATTGGAAGATGAAAATCTATACCCGAACAGGCGACAAGGGGATGACCGGCCTCATCGGCGGTCGGGTGCGAAAAGATTCCGTGCGCGTGGAAGCGTACGGAACCGTCGATGAACTGAACTCATTGGTCGGCCAGGCGATCGCCCTGATGGATCGGTCGAAACACAAAGAGATGATCGACGATTTGACGGAAATCCAGCACGAATTGTTTGATGCGGGCAGCGACCTGGCTCTGGTGAAAGCGCCGGAAGGCATGCAGCTCCCGTACAAAATCACCGCCGACATGGTGACCCGCCTTGAACAGTGGATCGACCGGTACGATGCGGAATGTCCGCCAATCAAACGGTTTGTCCTGCCGGGAGGTACCCCTGTCTCTGCCGCGTTGCACGTCTGCCGTACGGTTGCCCGCCGCGCGGAACGTCGGGTGGTGACACTGGCCGAGCAGGAACCGATCAATGAAGAAGTGCGCCGCTATTTGAACCGCCTGTCCGATTTTTTCTTCGTGGCTGCACGGGCTGCCAACGTCCGGGAAGGTGTCGGCGACGTGGAATACAAACGGGGTGGCGAAGTGTTTCGGTGATGGCAAGTTCCAAAGCTGCGCCTGGGGGAGCCGGCGCCTCGGCAGTGTTCCGGTGATGACGAGTCCCCCTCCCTTGCCGCCGATTTGGCGGATGGGGCGGGGGCGATTTTTTTGCCGAAACAAAATTGGTTTTATGTCTACCCGTCCTCTGAATAGTATGGTAGTGGTTGAATGACTTCCCTATCAAACAAGCGGACGGACTGGCGATTCGCTGAGCGCCGCTTGGTTGGGGGCCTGTGAGGAGGAGGGGCCATGTTCGTCCACGTCGTCAAGTCGGGGGAAACCCTTTTTTCCATCGCCAACCGGTATGGGGGTACTGCGGAGCGGATTCGGGCAGCCAATGATTTGCAGGGGGATCAACTGATCCCGGGCATGAGCCTGTTGATTCCGGCCGGGCCGCGGTCGACGCTGGAACCGTACAAAATCCGGGAAGGCGACACGCTCGACACAATTTCCGGCCAGTTGGGAGTCCCGCCGCACATCATTCAGGCGGTCAACGAGCGGCTCGATGAACAGAACCTTGTGGCCGGTGAGACCATCTGGCTGCCGGTGCCGCTTCGTGCCGAGAAAACGATCGATGTGAACGCGTTCATGATTCCGACGGGCGGTGGTATCGATCAGGAAATTCTGCTGGATGCGGCCGACTGCCTGACGTATCTGTCGGTGTTTCATCGTTCCGTCAATCCGGATGGGACATTGTCCGACATTCCGGACGACAAACTGATCGACTGGGTGAAGGCGGAACATGTGGCGCCGCTTTTGACGGTCACCAATTTTGAGGGAGACAGGTTCAGTCCGGATCTGGCGCACGTCATTTTGCAGGATGCGAACATCCGCCGGCAGACGATCGAAAACATCGTGAATCTGGCCAAAACAAAAGGATATCAAGGCGTCAACATCGATTTTGAACATTTGCATCCGGAGGAGCGCGATTCGTTTAACTGCTTTGTCCGGGAGCTGGCGGAGGCGTCGGCGTCCGAAGGATTGCCAATCACCGTCACGCTCGGGCCGAAGACGGCGGATGACCCGAACAATCCTTGGATGGGCGCGTTCGACTACCGAACGCTGGGCGGCCTGGCTGACCGGGTGATCCTGATGACGTTTGAATGGGGCTGGGTGGGCGGCCCACCGATGGCGGTTGCCCCGCTGAATATGGTTCGCCGTGTGCTTGACTATGCGACCACGGTGATTCCTTCGGATAAAATTTTGATGGGCATTGCCCTGTACGGGTACAACTGGCCGACACCGTATGAAGAGGGGAACCGGGCGACCGGCATCTCGCCGAAAGCGGCTGTGGAACAGGCGATCCGCGCGAAAGGACACATCCATTTTCATGCCGAATCGGCGGCGCCCATGTTTATGTATCGCGGACCGCGCAATGAGATGCGGCAGGTGTGGTTTGAAGACGCCCGTTCCGTGCTGGCGAAATTTCACCTCGTGCGCGAGCTGGAACTGGGCGGGATCAGCTATTGGATGCTGGGCAATCCGTTCCCGCAAAACTGGACGCTCTTGCACTCGACGTTTCAGATTCGGAAACCGGACTAGCGAACCTCGTCCCGATTGGCTGGCAAAATTGGATCGGCCCATTGTGCATATTTTGTGTGCTGACCTGAGTGATTGCGACAAGTGATTGCGACAGGTTGACAAATGGGGAACGAAGTGCGTATACTAACAATCAAATCTTTCCTTTCGACAAATTGTTACGGAACATGCGCTGACGAGGAGCAGTATTCGTTCCAATCCTTGCAGAGAGCCAACGGGTGGTGGGAGTTGGCAGGAGCGGGCGAAGAAACTCGCCTCCGAGCTGTTACAGGGAAAGCCAGTACCTGTAACCGGATTGTCCCCGTTACCGGATCTCGAGTGGACAGGGAAACGTGCGTTCTCTGTCTAGTAGGGTGGTACCGCGGGAAGGCCATATGATTCCAACCTCTCGTCCCTAGCGTCAGGCTTTGGGGTGGGAGGTTTTCTTCATTTTTTTGATGGAACTGACGAGGAGGGAATGTCGATGAGCGAACGGAAGTACGAACCGGCGGAAATTGAGAGAAAATGGCAGAAATACTGGGAACAGTCGGGACTCCATAAAACGGTCGAAGCGTCCGGCCAACCTTATTACTACTGTCTGGAAATGTTTCCGTATCCGTCCGGCCGGCTGCATATGGGGCACGTGCGGGTGTATTCGATCGGGGATGTGGTGGCCCGTTTCAAGCGGATGCAGGGATACAACGTGCTGCATCCGATGGGCTGGGACGCGTTCGGGATGCCGGCGGAAAATGCGGCGATCAAGAACCAGAGCCATCCGGCGCCGTGGACGTTTGACAACATTGCGTTTATGCGCAACCAGCAGAAAGAATTGGGCGTTTCCTATGATTGGGAGCGGGAAGTGACCACCTGTTTACCCGATTACTACAAATGGACGCAGTGGTTGTTCCTGCTGTTTTACGAGAGGGGTCTGGCCTACAAGAAAAAAGGAGCGGTCAACTGGTGTCCGGAATGCGCTACGGTGCTCGCCAACGAGCAGGTGGAAGACGGCGAGTGCTGGCGCTGCGGCAGCGAGGTCGTGAAAAAAGACCTGGAGCAATGGTTCCTGCGCATCACCGATTACGCCGAGCGGCTGCTGAACGATCTGGACAAACTGTCCGGGTGGCCAGAACGGGTAAAAACGATGCAGCGCAACTGGATCGGCAAATCGCACGGCACCGAAGTGGTGTTTGCGGTGGACGGCCACGACGAAACGCTCACAGTGTTCACTACACGTCCCGATACGCTTTACGGCGTAACGTACCTGGTGGTGGCGCCCGAACATCCGGCGGTGGAACGGATTACGCAAACTTCACCGAGACGGGACGAGATCCGTGCATTTGTAGAGGAGGTACGGAAAAAATCGGAGATCGAACGGACCTCCGCCGACGCGGAAAAAATCGGACTGTTCACGGGCGAATACGCGATTCATCCGAAAACGGGCGAGCGGGTGCCGATCTGGATCGCCAACTACGTGCTCCCCGATTACGGGACGGGTGCTGTGATGGGAGTGCCGGCGCACGACGAACGCGATTTCGAGTTTGCAACGAAGTACAACCTGCCGATCAAAGTGGTCATCCAGCCGCAAGGCGAGCCGCTTGCACTGCCGCTGCAAGCCGCTTACACAGAGAAAGGCGTATTGGTCGACTCGCAAGAGTTCAGCGGTCTGCCAACGGTGGAAGCGATCGAAAAGATTTCGGAGAGTCTTGAACGGGAAGGAAAGGGCAAGCGCACCGTGTCCTACCGCCTGCGCGACTGGCTGATTTCCCGCCAGCGGTACTGGGGCTGCCCGATCCCGATCGTCTATTGCGAAGCCTGTGGAACGGTTCCCGTGCCCAAAGAACAGTTGCCGGTGCTGCTGCCGGATGAGGTGCAATTTGAAGTGGCCGGCAAATCGCCGCTGGCGACCAACGAATCGTTTGTCAACACCGCCTGCCCGGCCTGCGGCGGCAAGGCGACCCGCGAAACCGATACGATGGACACGTTTATTGACTCGTCCTGGTATTACTTGCGCTATACGTCGCCGCAGAAAGCGGACGGCCCGTTCGACTCGGAGGCGGTGAACCGCTGGTTGCCGGTCGACAAATACATTGGCGGCATCGAACATGCGGTGTTGCATTTGCTGTACTCCCGCTTCTTCACGAAAGTGTTGTACGACGCGGGTCTCGTCAATTTTGAGGAGCCGTTTGAAAGCCTGCTGACGCAGGGGATGGTGATCAAGGAAGGGGCCAAAATGTCCAAATCGAAAGGCAATGTCGTGTCGCCGGAAGACATCGTCGCCAAGTACGGAGCGGATACGGCGCGCACCTTCATTTTGTTTGCTGCACCGCCGGATCGTGACCTGGAATGGAGCGATCAGGGCGTGGAGGGAGCCCATCGCTTCCTCGGCCGCGTCTGGCGATTGGTGGAAACCCATGCGGACCGGTTTGCCGCCCGGACGGCCGCCGATCCTTCGCAACCTGCCGCCAGAAAGCTGTGGCAGCAGACCCATTTTGCCATCAAAAAAGTGACAGAGGACATCGGCGAACGGTACCAGTTTAACACGGCGATTTCTGCCATCATGGAGCTGGTCAACGCGATCCAGGCATACCCGCACAACGCGGACATGGGAGTGAAGCTGGATGCGATCGAGACGGTGATCCTGCTGCTGGCCCCGGTGGCACCGCATATTACGGAAGAACTGTGGCATCGGATCGGGCACCCGGAAAGCGTCCATCTGCAAAAATGGCCCGCGTTCGATCCGGCCGCCCTGGTGCAGGATGAGATCGAATACGCGATCCAGGTCAACGGGAAAGTGCGCGACCGTGTAGTGGTGGCGAAGGACGCAACGCAGGATGAAATTCGGGAACTGGTGCTGGCGCGGGAGAAGATCAAAGATGAGGTGGCAGGCAAACAGGTGAAGAAGTTTATCGTCGTCCCCGGCAAACTGGTGAATGTGGTCGTCGGGTAAACGCGGAACACGATTTTCTTGGAGTGCAAATGGCTAATGCCGGATGCACTCTTTTTTTCGGTAGTTGGAGATGCTTGCCCAGTCGTAACCGCGACTCCCGTTTTTCCATTCGTTTGGATGATAGCCGTTTCGGCGTTCCCCGGTTGCACATAGCGTAAAGCATGGTCCATCATGCGAAGAGGGGGAACTGTCCGAATGGAAAAAAAGGAACAACCGGTGTTCGGAATTATGTATCATGCAGGCGATTCCGATGCGGAGGGTGAACATTCACATGACATGTACCTGATCACTTGGGACGGACGCCCGTTGCACGTGCACAATTTTGCGGGAGTCACTTCATTTGACGTAGGGCATCGGCACCGGTACGCGGGAACCACCCAACCAGCGCCGAGCGGTGTCCCGCATACGCACGGTTATTACACAATCACATCATTTGACGACGGGCACATGCATGTGATCCGGGGGGTGACCGGTCCGGCGATTCCCGCACCGGGCGGCGGCCATTACCATTTGTTTGAAGGCGTCACCACGGTGAGCGGCCGCATTCCCCATACCCATTATTACAGCGGCCGGACCACCGCTTCGCTTTGACCGTTCTCAACTCATCCCCTCTGATCGAAACAGAGGGGATTTTTTGTAGAAAAAATTGCATCCGGCAGCGCGGATGCTCCAATCCCAATCATCAGTTTTTCCCACCGCCCTGGCTCTGCGACGGGGCCGTTCTGTTTTGGAGATCCAGAAAATCCTTGTAGCTCCGAATCAGCGGCACTGATCGCGAGGGAGTGAAGGGAATGTATTTGAGCGCATGGGAAGTGTTGAACAATACGACACGGTCGGATGGAGAGAGAAATCCGGTTTCCCGTAGCCGCAGCAGCCCTGCAAGAGTGGCTGCCCCCTCCGGGGAGGAGGAGATGCCGTGAGCGCCGAGCGTTTTTTGCGCGGATGCGATTTCCTCCGCTGTTACGGCAAGCGCCGTGCCGTTCGTTTCGCGTAGGATCGACACGATCAGATTGCCGTCTGGCGGATGGGAAACGCGCATCCCCGTAGGGTTGGACGTGATGGGACCGGTGGGCGGCTGCACGAAAGCACGATGCAGGCCGATTGCCTCGACGATCGGCTGGCAGCCCGCTTCCTGCACGCTCACGAGCCGCGGCAGGTCGCCTTGCACGAACCCCATTTGCCGCATTTCTTGAAACGCTTTCCATAACCCGATGATGCCTGAGCCGCCGCCTGTCGGGTAGACGATTACGTCAGGCAGGCGCCAATCGAGTTGTTCGGCGATCTCCCATCCCATCGTTTTCTTGCCTTCCACCCGGCCGGGCTCTTTTAACGTACCGACGTTAAACCAGCCTTGTTCCGCTTTGCCTTCCGCGATGATTTGCGCCGCGTCATGAATCAGTCCTTCCACCAGACAGGTATGTGCACCGTAGTGAATGCATTCCTCCACAATCATGCCCGGACAGTCTTGCGGAATCAGTACGTACGCTTCGATTCCCGCACGGGCTGCATAAGCGGCGAGAGCAGCCGCTGCATTTCCGTTTGAGGGGACGGCCGCTTTGCAAATGCCCCGTTCCTGCAACAGCGAAACGGCGGCGGAAAATCCGCGGGACTTGAAGCTGCCCGTCGGATTTTGTTCTTCCCGTTTGACCCGCAAGTCTGCAATCGACAGTTGCTGCTCCAGGCGGTTCAGGCGAACCAGCGGAGTGCAGCCTTCCCCCAACGAAACGATCGACTGCAGGTTCCTGACGGGCAACACCTCATGATACCGCCACATCGAGCTCGAACGGGTGGCGAGCGACTCTTTTGTCAATGTCCGGCCGGCTTGTTCCAGGTCATATTCGACCAGCAGGGCACCGCCGCATTCACATTGTCCCTGCAGGCTGTCGATCGGTTGTTTGCGGGAACAACGGGAGCAAGTTAACCAACAATCCTTCACTGATGAACCTCCTTGCAGCAGAATCAACAGGCAGTCGCGGTGCATTCTTCTCCAGAATATACAACCATTCCGAAAATGAAACGGCTGCCGTCCAGCTCCTTTTGGCAAACCGGGCGGTATGCTTGCCGGCACAAGCCCGATTTTTTGGCAGAGAAAGGCGGAACGACAGAAACTGTCATACTGTAAAATGACTGCCGCGAACCGTTTGCAACATCATCAAACGGGGGAAGGGGAGCGTGAGCTGAAGCGATGCAACGGCTGATGTGCAAAGCGAAAATCCACCGGGCGACTGTCACCGAGGCTGAACTGCATTATGTGGGAAGCATCACGATCGATTCGCTTTTAATGCAGGCGGCGGACATCCGTCCCTACGAAATCGTGCAAATCACCAGTCTGCAAAACGCCACCCGCTGGAAAACGTACGCGCTGCCGGCGCCGGCCGGGTCGGGGAAAATCTGCCTGAACGGTCCGCCCGCCCATCTGTTTCAACCGGGCGATTTGGTGATCATCCTGAGCATGGGGGTCTTTGACGAGGCAGAGCTGGCCGCTTTGAAGCCGAAGGTAGTGTTTGTCGACTCGCAGAATGCGATCGTCCGCGTGGAAGAACATACGACCGGTTTGCCGGAAGACGAAACTACGGGATCCTGCGGCTGAGGATCCCGTAATTTTTTCACGCGGTCACGGGCGGCGGTTGATGCGGAAAGGGGCTGGCAACGTCAACGTCGGGTGGCAAGATAATGGGCAAATTCGGCGAACGCCCGGTATGATTTTTGCTGCATGGCGGGTGTCAGCAGCGAGCGCGCCGGTTTTGTGTTCAACTCGATCATCCACACCTTGCCGTTCACGTCAACCCCCATGTCAAATCCCAAAATCGCCAATGTCGGCAGCCGTTTGGACCATACAC comes from the Effusibacillus pohliae DSM 22757 genome and includes:
- the leuS gene encoding leucine--tRNA ligase, whose amino-acid sequence is MSERKYEPAEIERKWQKYWEQSGLHKTVEASGQPYYYCLEMFPYPSGRLHMGHVRVYSIGDVVARFKRMQGYNVLHPMGWDAFGMPAENAAIKNQSHPAPWTFDNIAFMRNQQKELGVSYDWEREVTTCLPDYYKWTQWLFLLFYERGLAYKKKGAVNWCPECATVLANEQVEDGECWRCGSEVVKKDLEQWFLRITDYAERLLNDLDKLSGWPERVKTMQRNWIGKSHGTEVVFAVDGHDETLTVFTTRPDTLYGVTYLVVAPEHPAVERITQTSPRRDEIRAFVEEVRKKSEIERTSADAEKIGLFTGEYAIHPKTGERVPIWIANYVLPDYGTGAVMGVPAHDERDFEFATKYNLPIKVVIQPQGEPLALPLQAAYTEKGVLVDSQEFSGLPTVEAIEKISESLEREGKGKRTVSYRLRDWLISRQRYWGCPIPIVYCEACGTVPVPKEQLPVLLPDEVQFEVAGKSPLATNESFVNTACPACGGKATRETDTMDTFIDSSWYYLRYTSPQKADGPFDSEAVNRWLPVDKYIGGIEHAVLHLLYSRFFTKVLYDAGLVNFEEPFESLLTQGMVIKEGAKMSKSKGNVVSPEDIVAKYGADTARTFILFAAPPDRDLEWSDQGVEGAHRFLGRVWRLVETHADRFAARTAADPSQPAARKLWQQTHFAIKKVTEDIGERYQFNTAISAIMELVNAIQAYPHNADMGVKLDAIETVILLLAPVAPHITEELWHRIGHPESVHLQKWPAFDPAALVQDEIEYAIQVNGKVRDRVVVAKDATQDEIRELVLAREKIKDEVAGKQVKKFIVVPGKLVNVVVG
- a CDS encoding cob(I)yrinic acid a,c-diamide adenosyltransferase gives rise to the protein MKIYTRTGDKGMTGLIGGRVRKDSVRVEAYGTVDELNSLVGQAIALMDRSKHKEMIDDLTEIQHELFDAGSDLALVKAPEGMQLPYKITADMVTRLEQWIDRYDAECPPIKRFVLPGGTPVSAALHVCRTVARRAERRVVTLAEQEPINEEVRRYLNRLSDFFFVAARAANVREGVGDVEYKRGGEVFR
- a CDS encoding glycosyl hydrolase family 18 protein, which gives rise to MFVHVVKSGETLFSIANRYGGTAERIRAANDLQGDQLIPGMSLLIPAGPRSTLEPYKIREGDTLDTISGQLGVPPHIIQAVNERLDEQNLVAGETIWLPVPLRAEKTIDVNAFMIPTGGGIDQEILLDAADCLTYLSVFHRSVNPDGTLSDIPDDKLIDWVKAEHVAPLLTVTNFEGDRFSPDLAHVILQDANIRRQTIENIVNLAKTKGYQGVNIDFEHLHPEERDSFNCFVRELAEASASEGLPITVTLGPKTADDPNNPWMGAFDYRTLGGLADRVILMTFEWGWVGGPPMAVAPLNMVRRVLDYATTVIPSDKILMGIALYGYNWPTPYEEGNRATGISPKAAVEQAIRAKGHIHFHAESAAPMFMYRGPRNEMRQVWFEDARSVLAKFHLVRELELGGISYWMLGNPFPQNWTLLHSTFQIRKPD
- a CDS encoding threonine synthase, which encodes MKDCWLTCSRCSRKQPIDSLQGQCECGGALLVEYDLEQAGRTLTKESLATRSSSMWRYHEVLPVRNLQSIVSLGEGCTPLVRLNRLEQQLSIADLRVKREEQNPTGSFKSRGFSAAVSLLQERGICKAAVPSNGNAAAALAAYAARAGIEAYVLIPQDCPGMIVEECIHYGAHTCLVEGLIHDAAQIIAEGKAEQGWFNVGTLKEPGRVEGKKTMGWEIAEQLDWRLPDVIVYPTGGGSGIIGLWKAFQEMRQMGFVQGDLPRLVSVQEAGCQPIVEAIGLHRAFVQPPTGPITSNPTGMRVSHPPDGNLIVSILRETNGTALAVTAEEIASAQKTLGAHGISSSPEGAATLAGLLRLRETGFLSPSDRVVLFNTSHALKYIPFTPSRSVPLIRSYKDFLDLQNRTAPSQSQGGGKN
- a CDS encoding YmaF family protein, which encodes MEKKEQPVFGIMYHAGDSDAEGEHSHDMYLITWDGRPLHVHNFAGVTSFDVGHRHRYAGTTQPAPSGVPHTHGYYTITSFDDGHMHVIRGVTGPAIPAPGGGHYHLFEGVTTVSGRIPHTHYYSGRTTASL
- the panD gene encoding aspartate 1-decarboxylase; the encoded protein is MQRLMCKAKIHRATVTEAELHYVGSITIDSLLMQAADIRPYEIVQITSLQNATRWKTYALPAPAGSGKICLNGPPAHLFQPGDLVIILSMGVFDEAELAALKPKVVFVDSQNAIVRVEEHTTGLPEDETTGSCG